From a region of the Tenggerimyces flavus genome:
- a CDS encoding carbohydrate ABC transporter permease, protein MTRLLGKQPVGALFVAPYVIFLAAVFAFPLGFAVYMSFHDYFFAAPGAIVDRPFVGFANYAAVLSDAAVRQSFVNIAVFLVINVPLTVALSLVLATALNKAVRARTFFRVSYYVPYITASVAVVGVWLFLFNSNGLVNAILGPLAPDPSWLVNETLAMPTVAIYVTWKQLGFFILLYLAALQNVPKELYESAAVDGAGRFGTFWAVTMPGVRPATTLVVLLATVTGANLFTEPYLLTGGGGPDGASTSPVLLMYQRGIEQGNPDVASAIGVILVVGALLVALIQRRLLERD, encoded by the coding sequence ATGACGAGGCTCCTGGGCAAACAGCCGGTCGGCGCGCTGTTCGTCGCGCCGTACGTGATCTTCCTCGCGGCCGTCTTCGCCTTCCCGTTGGGCTTCGCGGTCTACATGTCGTTCCACGACTACTTCTTCGCCGCGCCGGGAGCGATCGTCGACCGGCCGTTCGTCGGCTTCGCCAACTACGCGGCGGTGCTCTCCGACGCGGCGGTGCGCCAGTCGTTCGTCAACATCGCCGTCTTCCTCGTCATCAACGTGCCATTGACGGTCGCGTTGTCGCTGGTCCTCGCGACAGCGCTCAACAAGGCCGTGCGGGCGAGGACGTTCTTCCGCGTCAGCTACTACGTCCCGTACATCACCGCGAGCGTCGCGGTCGTCGGCGTCTGGCTGTTCCTGTTCAACTCGAACGGTCTCGTCAACGCGATCCTCGGGCCGCTCGCCCCCGATCCGTCCTGGCTCGTCAACGAGACGTTGGCAATGCCGACCGTCGCGATCTACGTGACCTGGAAGCAGCTCGGCTTCTTCATCCTGCTCTATCTCGCCGCGCTGCAGAACGTGCCGAAGGAGCTGTACGAGTCCGCCGCGGTGGACGGCGCCGGAAGGTTCGGCACGTTCTGGGCCGTCACCATGCCCGGCGTCCGTCCGGCCACCACGCTCGTCGTGCTGCTCGCCACGGTCACCGGCGCCAACCTGTTCACCGAGCCGTACCTGCTCACCGGCGGCGGTGGGCCGGACGGTGCGTCCACCTCGCCGGTGCTGCTCATGTACCAACGCGGCATCGAGCAGGGCAACCCCGACGTCGCCTCCGCGATCGGCGTGATCCTGGTCGTCGGTGCGCTGCTCGTCGCTTTGATCCAGCGCCGCCTTCTGGAGAGGGACTGA
- a CDS encoding extracellular solute-binding protein, with translation MRRILAAAVAIAALASTVACGNNGGEATSEANQARGPIKVWFSNNKEEVAWGKQFVESWNADHPNEKVTAQEIPAGKSSEEVIGAAITAGNAPCLIFNTAPAAVPQFQKQGGLVALDDFEGARQYVEERTGEKAKQYESPDGKLYQLTWKSNPVMIFYNKALLKKAGADEANLGTYEDFLATARKIVSSKAAPFAIWPAPSNEFYQPWFDFYPLFAAETGGKLLVEDGKAQFTDDAGKAVADFWSSLYKEKLASQEKYNGDAFADGKAAMTIAGPWAIASYGDKVDWGVVPVPTKTAKPAEEIFTFSDAKNIAMFSACANRATAWDVLKAATSKEQDGKLLETTGQMPMRQGLPAAYPDYFAKNKPYETFAAQADRTVEVPNVANSIEIWQAFRDAYSKSVIFGQQEPAAALDEAATKIDGLAKQ, from the coding sequence ATGAGGCGCATCCTCGCCGCGGCGGTGGCCATCGCCGCACTGGCCAGCACCGTCGCCTGTGGCAACAACGGGGGCGAAGCGACGAGCGAGGCGAACCAGGCTCGAGGCCCGATCAAGGTCTGGTTCTCCAACAACAAGGAGGAGGTCGCGTGGGGCAAGCAGTTCGTCGAGTCCTGGAACGCCGACCACCCCAACGAGAAGGTCACCGCCCAGGAGATCCCCGCCGGCAAGAGCTCCGAAGAGGTCATCGGCGCCGCGATCACCGCGGGCAACGCTCCCTGCCTGATCTTCAACACCGCACCGGCGGCGGTTCCGCAGTTCCAGAAGCAGGGCGGCCTGGTCGCCCTCGACGACTTCGAGGGTGCGCGGCAGTACGTCGAGGAACGCACCGGTGAGAAGGCGAAGCAGTACGAGTCGCCCGACGGCAAGCTCTACCAGCTGACCTGGAAGTCCAACCCGGTCATGATCTTCTACAACAAGGCTCTCCTGAAGAAGGCCGGCGCCGACGAGGCGAACCTCGGTACGTACGAGGACTTCCTCGCGACAGCACGGAAGATCGTCAGCAGCAAGGCCGCGCCGTTCGCGATCTGGCCGGCTCCCAGCAACGAGTTCTATCAACCCTGGTTCGACTTCTACCCGCTGTTCGCCGCCGAGACCGGCGGCAAGCTGCTTGTCGAGGACGGCAAGGCGCAGTTCACCGACGACGCGGGCAAGGCGGTCGCGGACTTCTGGAGCAGCCTGTACAAGGAGAAGCTCGCCTCGCAGGAGAAGTACAACGGCGACGCGTTCGCCGACGGCAAGGCCGCGATGACGATCGCCGGACCGTGGGCGATCGCCTCCTACGGCGACAAGGTCGACTGGGGCGTCGTGCCCGTTCCGACCAAGACAGCCAAGCCCGCCGAGGAGATCTTCACGTTCTCCGACGCCAAGAACATCGCGATGTTCTCGGCCTGCGCCAACCGCGCCACCGCGTGGGACGTGCTGAAGGCCGCGACGAGCAAGGAGCAGGACGGCAAGCTGCTCGAGACGACCGGGCAGATGCCGATGCGGCAGGGACTGCCGGCTGCCTACCCCGACTACTTCGCCAAGAACAAGCCGTACGAGACGTTCGCCGCCCAGGCCGACCGCACGGTCGAGGTCCCGAACGTCGCGAACTCCATCGAGATCTGGCAGGCGTTCCGGGACGCATACTCCAAGTCGGTGATCTTCGGCCAGCAGGAGCCGGCGGCAGCCCTCGACGAGGCCGCGACCAAGATCGACGGCCTCGCCAAGCAGTGA
- a CDS encoding LacI family DNA-binding transcriptional regulator yields MPERERGRRLTIADVAKHAGVSKGAVSFALNGRPGVAPATRQRILEVAEELGWTPSQAARGLSVKRAFALGLVIARDPVLLGSDPFFPAFIAGVETVMAERSHSLVLQVVRDAEEEAEGYRRLARDRRVDGVFLTDLRRRDPRLKLLDDLAIPAVTLNVPDEESPHPAARLDHEPGIAQAVDHLVAQGHTNLAHVAGPEEYVHGHGRREAFQKALERHGLPPGRVEAADFTAAGGREATQRLLNTTERPTAIVYANDLMAIAGMNVAQQLGIDVPGELSVTGYDDTELAAHIHPGLTTVRTNVFAWGQVAAHMLVSLVEGNVVADVELEPPELVVRGSTSTPSTRKGQRT; encoded by the coding sequence ATGCCTGAACGCGAGCGCGGCCGAAGGCTGACGATCGCCGACGTGGCAAAGCACGCGGGAGTGTCCAAAGGTGCCGTCTCGTTCGCCCTCAACGGTCGCCCCGGCGTCGCTCCGGCCACCCGCCAGCGCATCCTCGAGGTCGCCGAGGAGCTCGGCTGGACGCCCAGCCAGGCAGCTCGCGGACTCTCGGTCAAGCGGGCCTTCGCGCTGGGCCTCGTCATCGCCCGCGACCCGGTGCTCCTCGGGTCCGACCCGTTCTTCCCCGCCTTCATCGCCGGCGTCGAGACAGTCATGGCGGAACGGTCCCACTCCCTCGTCCTGCAGGTCGTCCGCGACGCCGAGGAAGAAGCCGAGGGCTACCGCCGCCTCGCGCGCGACCGCCGCGTCGACGGCGTGTTCCTCACCGACCTCCGCCGCAGAGACCCGCGGCTGAAGCTGCTCGACGACCTCGCCATCCCGGCCGTCACGCTGAACGTGCCCGACGAGGAGTCGCCGCACCCCGCGGCGAGGCTCGACCACGAGCCCGGCATCGCCCAGGCCGTCGACCACCTCGTCGCGCAAGGCCACACGAACCTCGCCCACGTCGCCGGACCGGAGGAGTACGTCCACGGCCACGGCCGGCGCGAGGCGTTCCAAAAGGCTCTCGAAAGGCACGGACTCCCACCAGGCCGCGTCGAGGCAGCCGACTTCACCGCAGCCGGCGGACGCGAAGCCACCCAGCGCCTCCTCAACACAACAGAAAGACCCACAGCGATCGTCTACGCCAACGACCTCATGGCCATCGCCGGCATGAACGTCGCCCAACAGCTCGGCATCGACGTGCCCGGCGAGCTCTCGGTGACCGGGTACGACGACACCGAGCTCGCCGCCCACATCCACCCGGGCCTCACCACCGTGCGGACGAACGTGTTCGCCTGGGGTCAGGTCGCCGCCCACATGCTCGTCTCCCTCGTCGAGGGGAACGTCGTCGCCGACGTCGAGCTCGAGCCGCCCGAGCTGGTCGTCCGAGGGTCGACCAGCACGCCAAGCACCCGGAAGGGGCAACGAACATGA
- the ctaE gene encoding aa3-type cytochrome oxidase subunit III codes for MSLVATATVEPTARFHGHPGRPSMVSVGTIVWLASELMFFAALFAAYFTIRAVSPELWEQSTAILNLPFASFNTTILVLSSVTCQMGVFAAERGQVGRIGSVFNPAKWGLREWFTLTYVMGAFFVGGQAYEYAELVHEGITIQSSAYGSIFYLATGFHGLHVTGGLFAFLIVLGRTFMARRFTHEQAVTAIVVSYYWHFVDVVWIGLFATIYLIQ; via the coding sequence ATGAGCCTCGTGGCGACTGCAACCGTAGAGCCGACGGCGCGCTTCCACGGGCATCCTGGGCGACCCTCGATGGTCTCCGTGGGCACGATCGTTTGGCTGGCGAGCGAACTGATGTTCTTCGCCGCCTTGTTCGCGGCCTACTTCACGATTCGGGCGGTCTCGCCGGAGCTGTGGGAACAGTCGACGGCGATTCTCAATCTGCCGTTCGCCTCGTTCAACACCACGATTCTGGTGCTCTCCTCCGTCACCTGCCAGATGGGCGTGTTCGCCGCGGAGCGGGGGCAGGTGGGGCGGATCGGGAGCGTGTTCAACCCGGCGAAGTGGGGACTGCGCGAGTGGTTCACCCTCACGTACGTCATGGGCGCGTTCTTCGTGGGCGGCCAGGCGTACGAGTACGCCGAGCTCGTGCACGAGGGCATCACGATCCAGTCGTCCGCGTACGGCTCGATCTTCTATCTCGCGACCGGCTTCCACGGCCTGCACGTGACCGGCGGGCTGTTCGCGTTCCTCATCGTCTTGGGCCGGACGTTCATGGCGCGCCGGTTCACCCACGAGCAGGCCGTCACGGCGATCGTCGTGTCCTACTACTGGCACTTCGTCGATGTCGTGTGGATCGGCCTGTTCGCGACCATCTACCTCATTCAGTAG
- the qcrC gene encoding cytochrome bc1 complex diheme cytochrome c subunit, with amino-acid sequence MRLLSAGRRHRFAGVVVTLFALVVLGGTYAVIAPQQRAAADAAAQATQIEEGRKLFAVSCTSCHGLNAEGSKEAPSLIGVGAAAVDFQVGTGRMPAQQPGPQMPRKKVIFTDEEIAAIAAYVASLGPGPSVPAPEQYDPEGLSDADIAEGGELFRTNCTACHNVAGKGGALPWGKYAPKLGGVDPRHMYEAMLTGPQQMPVFSDEVMTPEEKKKLIGYVEEITTAPSQGGFDLGSLGPVTEGLATWLIGLAVLVLVAVWIAARGARVKK; translated from the coding sequence GTGAGACTGCTATCGGCAGGGCGACGACACCGGTTCGCCGGCGTCGTCGTCACGCTGTTCGCCCTCGTGGTGCTCGGGGGTACGTACGCCGTCATCGCGCCTCAGCAGAGGGCCGCGGCTGACGCCGCCGCGCAGGCGACGCAGATCGAGGAGGGGCGCAAGCTCTTCGCGGTCAGCTGCACGTCCTGCCATGGCCTGAACGCCGAGGGCAGCAAGGAGGCCCCGTCGCTGATTGGCGTCGGTGCCGCGGCTGTCGACTTCCAGGTCGGGACCGGCCGGATGCCGGCGCAGCAGCCCGGCCCGCAGATGCCGCGCAAGAAGGTCATCTTCACCGACGAGGAGATCGCCGCCATCGCGGCGTACGTCGCCTCGCTCGGGCCTGGTCCGTCGGTTCCGGCTCCGGAACAGTACGACCCCGAAGGCCTCTCCGACGCGGACATCGCCGAGGGCGGTGAGCTGTTCCGTACCAACTGCACCGCCTGCCACAACGTGGCTGGCAAGGGCGGCGCGCTCCCCTGGGGCAAGTACGCGCCAAAGCTGGGCGGTGTCGACCCGAGGCACATGTACGAGGCGATGCTGACCGGCCCGCAGCAGATGCCGGTGTTCTCCGACGAGGTCATGACGCCGGAGGAGAAGAAGAAGCTGATCGGGTACGTCGAGGAGATCACCACGGCACCGAGCCAAGGTGGCTTCGATCTCGGCTCACTCGGACCGGTGACAGAGGGGCTTGCGACCTGGCTCATCGGCCTGGCCGTGCTGGTCCTGGTCGCCGTCTGGATCGCAGCCAGGGGTGCGAGGGTGAAGAAGTGA
- the qcrA gene encoding cytochrome bc1 complex Rieske iron-sulfur subunit encodes MSDHGSHEVAHRPAAGQELADPVADPGLPPHEPRLTDVDPKAADRAERQIAGMFGVATILVIAFVVLYLIVPRHSSFLNLGASNLALGVTLGGALTLIGAACIHWTRKLMSDHEIVQDRHFDRTTSESRDEAGETLKRAAVESALDRRKLLRRSLIGAMAALGLPVVILLADLGPLPGNKPAHTVWRRGVRIVNDVSNKPVRPEDIKLGQLVNALPANIEELKEGAEQHAAKAKAAVILVRMEEGDIRAMPNRRNWSVGGVMCYSKICTHVGCPTNLYERVTHHLLCPCHQSTFDLSDSGKVVFGPAARDLPQLPIMVDAEGYLVAQRDFTEPIGPSYWERG; translated from the coding sequence GTGAGTGACCACGGTTCCCACGAGGTAGCGCACCGGCCGGCGGCCGGGCAGGAGCTGGCGGATCCGGTCGCCGACCCCGGTCTGCCGCCGCACGAGCCGCGGCTCACCGACGTCGACCCGAAGGCCGCGGACCGCGCAGAACGCCAGATCGCCGGCATGTTCGGGGTCGCGACGATCCTGGTGATCGCGTTCGTCGTGCTCTACCTGATCGTGCCCCGGCACAGCTCGTTCCTGAACCTGGGCGCGTCCAACCTCGCGCTCGGCGTCACGCTCGGTGGCGCGCTCACGCTGATCGGCGCGGCGTGCATCCACTGGACGCGCAAGCTGATGAGCGACCACGAGATCGTTCAGGACCGCCACTTCGACCGCACCACGTCGGAATCCCGCGATGAGGCGGGCGAGACCCTCAAGCGGGCCGCGGTCGAGAGCGCGCTCGACCGGCGCAAGCTGCTCCGCCGGTCGCTCATCGGCGCGATGGCCGCACTCGGTCTGCCGGTGGTCATCCTGCTCGCCGACCTCGGTCCGCTGCCGGGCAACAAGCCGGCGCACACGGTCTGGCGGCGCGGCGTACGGATCGTCAACGACGTCAGCAACAAGCCGGTCCGGCCGGAGGACATCAAGCTCGGCCAGCTGGTCAACGCGCTGCCCGCCAACATCGAAGAGCTCAAGGAAGGCGCGGAGCAGCACGCCGCGAAGGCGAAGGCCGCCGTCATCCTCGTCCGGATGGAAGAGGGCGACATCCGCGCGATGCCCAACCGCCGCAACTGGAGCGTCGGCGGGGTCATGTGCTACTCGAAGATCTGCACGCACGTGGGTTGCCCGACGAACCTATACGAGCGGGTCACCCACCACCTGCTGTGCCCGTGCCACCAGTCCACGTTCGACCTGTCCGACAGCGGCAAGGTCGTCTTCGGGCCGGCGGCGCGCGACCTGCCACAGCTGCCGATCATGGTCGATGCCGAGGGTTACCTGGTCGCCCAGCGCGACTTCACGGAGCCCATCGGGCCTAGCTATTGGGAGCGGGGCTGA
- the qcrB gene encoding cytochrome bc1 complex cytochrome b subunit, whose amino-acid sequence MSKPVAGPVGFLDDRLGLSKIAKPVFRKVFPDNWSFLLGEIALFSFIVLLLSGTFLTLWFKPSMQEVVYDGSYGPLVGVHMSEAFASTLNISFDVRGGLLMRQIHHWAAMLFIASMTIHMLRVFFTGAFRKPRELNWLLGTILLQLGLIEGFTGYSLPDDLLSGTGLRFVEGLIRSVPVLGTYVSFWAFGGEFPGDAFIPRIYGIHILLIPGLILGLIAFHIFLVVYHKHTQKPGAGKTNANVVGYPFVPVYMTKQTGFFFITFGVTALMGGLLQINPVWIYGPYNPTQVGAGTQPDWYMGWVEGGMRIMPNWESNILGFTISWNVMLPGLGLLGLLAIVTGLYPFIEQWVTGDKRDHHLLDKPRNVPTRTAFGVAGMTFYGLMWIGGGNDIIATHFHIAINHITIALRILVFIGPVIAFLITKRICVGLQRRDRDQLLHGRETGIVMRLPHGEFIEVHEPISNEEAYELVAHDRQLPVSEPEVDANGVAAPGGMLAKLRRRVSRFYFRDVVQKPTAKELEIARSHGHGHEGNGHGELESGSSESSGREVGSGARGGGD is encoded by the coding sequence ATGAGCAAACCCGTCGCCGGTCCGGTCGGGTTCCTGGACGACCGACTCGGTCTGTCCAAGATCGCGAAGCCGGTCTTCCGCAAGGTCTTCCCCGACAACTGGTCGTTCCTGCTCGGTGAGATCGCGCTCTTCAGCTTCATCGTGCTGCTGCTGTCGGGCACGTTCCTCACGCTCTGGTTCAAGCCGAGCATGCAGGAGGTCGTGTACGACGGCTCGTACGGACCGCTCGTCGGCGTGCACATGTCCGAGGCGTTCGCGTCCACGCTGAACATCTCGTTCGACGTCCGCGGCGGTCTGCTGATGCGGCAGATCCACCACTGGGCCGCGATGCTGTTCATCGCGTCGATGACGATCCACATGCTGCGGGTGTTCTTCACCGGCGCGTTCCGCAAGCCGCGCGAGCTCAACTGGCTGCTCGGCACGATCCTGCTGCAGCTCGGCCTGATCGAGGGCTTCACCGGCTACTCGCTGCCGGACGACCTGCTGTCCGGTACGGGTCTGCGGTTCGTCGAGGGTCTGATCCGCTCGGTCCCGGTCTTAGGCACGTACGTGTCCTTCTGGGCGTTCGGCGGTGAGTTCCCCGGCGACGCGTTCATCCCACGGATCTACGGCATTCACATCCTGCTGATCCCGGGCTTGATCCTCGGCTTGATCGCGTTCCACATCTTCCTGGTCGTCTACCACAAGCACACCCAGAAACCGGGCGCCGGGAAGACGAATGCGAATGTCGTCGGCTACCCGTTCGTGCCGGTGTACATGACCAAGCAGACCGGCTTCTTCTTCATCACCTTCGGCGTGACCGCCCTGATGGGTGGCCTGCTGCAGATCAACCCGGTCTGGATCTACGGGCCCTACAACCCAACGCAAGTGGGGGCGGGCACGCAGCCCGACTGGTACATGGGCTGGGTCGAGGGCGGCATGCGGATCATGCCCAACTGGGAGTCGAACATCTTAGGCTTCACGATCAGTTGGAACGTGATGCTGCCCGGCCTCGGGTTACTCGGATTATTGGCGATCGTGACGGGTCTGTATCCGTTCATCGAGCAATGGGTGACCGGGGACAAGCGCGACCACCACCTGCTCGACAAGCCACGGAACGTGCCGACCCGGACCGCGTTCGGCGTTGCTGGCATGACGTTCTACGGTCTGATGTGGATCGGTGGCGGTAACGACATCATCGCGACGCACTTCCATATCGCGATCAACCACATCACGATCGCGCTCCGAATACTCGTCTTCATCGGGCCGGTGATCGCGTTCCTGATCACGAAACGGATCTGTGTGGGCTTGCAGCGACGCGACCGAGATCAGCTGCTGCACGGGCGAGAAACGGGCATCGTGATGCGGCTACCGCACGGTGAGTTCATCGAGGTGCACGAACCGATCTCGAACGAAGAGGCGTACGAGCTCGTCGCGCACGATCGGCAGCTCCCCGTCTCCGAGCCGGAGGTCGACGCGAACGGCGTCGCGGCCCCCGGTGGGATGCTCGCGAAGCTGCGTCGGCGGGTGTCGCGGTTCTACTTCCGCGACGTCGTGCAGAAGCCGACGGCGAAGGAGCTCGAGATCGCCCGTTCGCATGGACACGGGCACGAGGGCAACGGCCACGGCGAGCTCGAGTCCGGCTCGTCGGAGTCCTCCGGCCGCGAGGTCGGCTCCGGCGCCCGCGGTGGCGGCGACTGA